The Plasmodium falciparum 3D7 genome assembly, chromosome: 3 nucleotide sequence ATATATGCACAATTATGACAATGATCCTGAAATGAAAAGGGTGATGCAACAATTTCATGATCGTACAACACAAAGGTTTCAAGAATACGATGAAAGGTTACAAGAAAAACGACAAGTATGTAAAGATACATGTGATAAGGAAATCGAAAAAATTATtctaaaagataaaattgaaaaagaattaaacgAAAAGTTCGCGACATTACAAACTGATATACATAGTGATGCCATTCCAACATGTATTTGCAAAACGTCGATGGCGGACAAAGTGGAAAAAACATGTTTGAAATGTACACAAAATTTGGGAGGAATTGTTGCACCTTCTTCAGGAGTATTAGCAGGAATTGCTGAAGGTGCGCTATATGCGTGGAAACCTAATGCACTTCAGACCGCAATTGAAGCAGCTCTAAAAGCAGCTGCTGATGATATTTTGGTTGGAGGTATTGAGGCAGGTAAGAAAGTAGTTATTGGAGGATTAGATGCATTGGAAATAGAGAAATTAGGTATAGGATCATGGGAACCCTATTTTACTGAAGGTTATTGTATTAATGTCAAAAGTCTTGCTAGtattatttatgaaaaaCGTCAGACGTTGTGTGGGGCGACAAAGAGCACTCTTGATAAGGCTACCTGCGAACAAATTGGTATTAGTATAGGTACAATGCAACATGATGGTACATATGGCGCTCCTGGCACAACTCCTATAGAAACGGTGTTAAATGGAATTGTTGAAGGAACCAAAGAGGCTGCTGATGTAGCTGCTGAGGCTGCTAGAGAAAGCGCTACTAATGCAATAAAAGTCCAAGAGACTCGTTTGTTAGAAGCTGGATTTAACAGTTCCATTAGTTCTATAAATGCTTCTATTATTGCAATAGTCgtcataattttaattatggtgataatatatttcattttacgTTATCgcagaaaaaagaaattgaagaaaaaactccaatatataaaattattagaagAATAGATATGATTACCTTATCTTATTCTTGGTGGTTacttttatgtatatattaaagctagtataatataaaatattttttattattatttttaataattatatttttcttatatttattacatttatatatataatttattttgttaccatcctatttatttattatttattgattATTATGCTTGTTTTAAAAAACCTTTTTACCTTAATTAATAATGTAtttgttaatttattttaaatattatatatatatatttatatcaatttttttttagaatataatatgacatatatttattaaattctttatatCTGTTGTTATATAAAGGAGTACATAATaacacaaatataaaatatataatattatgatttatAATTGTTCGTGAATATCCATGAACAATTTCAAAATTGAATTTTAATAGAATCAGTGTATCTATTCATATATGAAATTCATCCATCGGatatttattaaacataatgttaaaaaatatttttttctaaaataaagaaaaatatatatacgtataaggttcatgataatataacagtattttaatattttatattttcgttgtttttttttcttcttgtttattcattttgttcTAGTTATCaattttgcttttttttttcctaatcATACGTACTATGAACATTAATATAGGAAATAACTTCATTTTGAAAATTattaagaattttttttttaacgttTCTAATTAcgtataaattaaaaataaatcattcCTTGTTTTTTCGTAATATGTATAACATCGTGTTATTTGTttaatgtataataatatatttattaaaatatatggtagttaattattttgttacaacatataataaaattaatgtatGATAAGTTGTGAAATAGTATAACTACTATtttaagaattatatataataatacaccttatgaatataatatatttgaataacataatacaataaaatgtattatgtaatagtatgtataatttcttattttgttaattgtttttttttttaataataataaatattaatattttttgcgataattatataatttaatactTCAATGATAAATGAAcgttttaaattatttgtaatatttttataaaaataataatattaaacttagtaataatatagataaattagagggaattttataacatacaacaaattttagaacaaaacaaataacatattatatcgaaattgatttattaatatatatatatatatatatatatatcattattttagaaagattttatatcatttattatgaCAAACAATGTTtgttgttaatttttttttataaattcaatataacgaacatatatattagaataactatatcatatatatttcatatgtatgttttaaaatgttattatatatatatgttatatacaaTTTCCAAAAGTATGGTTTTACAcatttgtaaataatttacaaCACAAAAATACGCTGTATTATTACTATGTAAcgtgttattaaaaaatatgaaaaaaataaaaaaaattaccattataatttattgttacataaaattaaatttcattaaaaattaaaaaaaaaaattataaaaaatgtaaaatgttttgataattttttttaatattaattgttttacatttttttttttttttttttttttttgtaataaataaaagtgcGTATATGGTTccactataaaaaaaatatatattttta carries:
- a CDS encoding rifin, encoding MKVHYINILLLALSLNILANTHQKPSSTPRHIQTTRLLCECELYMHNYDNDPEMKRVMQQFHDRTTQRFQEYDERLQEKRQVCKDTCDKEIEKIILKDKIEKELNEKFATLQTDIHSDAIPTCICKTSMADKVEKTCLKCTQNLGGIVAPSSGVLAGIAEGALYAWKPNALQTAIEAALKAAADDILVGGIEAGKKVVIGGLDALEIEKLGIGSWEPYFTEGYCINVKSLASIIYEKRQTLCGATKSTLDKATCEQIGISIGTMQHDGTYGAPGTTPIETVLNGIVEGTKEAADVAAEAARESATNAIKVQETRLLEAGFNSSISSINASIIAIVVIILIMVIIYFILRYRRKKKLKKKLQYIKLLEE